The proteins below are encoded in one region of Telopea speciosissima isolate NSW1024214 ecotype Mountain lineage chromosome 10, Tspe_v1, whole genome shotgun sequence:
- the LOC122641557 gene encoding BTB/POZ domain and ankyrin repeat-containing protein NOOT2-like isoform X2, translating to MSLEESLKSLSLDYLNLLINGQAFSDVTFSVEGRLVHAHRCILAARSLFFRKYFCGPDPPAGLDPAGSRMNSASLSSSPRGGGNSQVIPVNSVGYEVFLLLLQFLYSGQVSIVPQKHEPRSNCGERGCWHTHCTSAVNLALDTLAAARSFGVEQLALLTQKQLASMVEKASIEDVMKVLIASRKQDMHQLWTTCSHLVAKSGLPPEVLAKHLPIDVVAKIEELRLKSSLARRSLMSHHHHHHHDLTAAADLEDQKIRRMRRALDSSDVELVKLMVMGEGLNLDEALALHYAVENCSREVVKALLELGAADVNYPAGPAGKTPLHVAAEMVCPDMVAVLLDHHADPNVRTVDGITPLDVLRTLTSDFLFKGAIPGLSHIEPNKLRLCLELVQSAALVLSREEGSSGGGGNASSSTTSIYPPMSNDPNTNNSSSNNNMVNLSLDSRMVYLNLGAAAAAAQLGCKIDGEDENNHNRQREAMNRHGSHTQGFR from the exons ATGAGCTTAGAGGAATCtttgaaatctctctctctggacTACCTTAACCTTCTCATCAACGGCCAAGCTTTCAGTGATGTAACTTTCAGTGTAGAAGGTCGTCTAGTCCACGCACACCGGTGCATCTTAGCGGCTAGAAGCCTTTTCTTTCGCAAGTACTTCTGTGGACCTGACCCACCGGCCGGACTTGATCCGGCAGGTTCAAGGATGAACTCGGCATCTTTGTCGTCGTCTCCGAGAGGAGGAGGGAATTCTCAGGTGATTCCTGTGAATTCGGTTGGGTATGAAGTGTTCTTGTTGCTGCTGCAGTTCTTGTACAGTGGACAAGTCTCAATTGTTCCTCAGAAGCATGAGCCAAGGTCTAATTGTGGGGAGAGGGGTTGTTGGCACACGCATTGCACCTCCGCCGTTAATCTTGCTCTTGATACTCTTGCTGCCGCTAGATCTTTTGGTGTCGAGCAACTCGCATTGCTCACTCAG AAGCAATTGGCAAGTATGGTGGAGAAGGCTTCAATTGAGGACGTAATGAAAGTCTTAATAGCTTCAAGAAAGCAAGACATGCACCAGCTCTGGACTACTTGTTCTCACCTCGTCGCGAAATCCGGTCTCCCACCGGAAGTACTTGCTAAGCATCTACCCATCGATGTGGTGGCTAAAATTGAAGAGCTCCGCCTAAAATCCTCCCTGGCTCGACGCTCTCTCATGTcgcaccaccaccatcaccaccatgaTTTAACCGCCGCCGCCGACCTCGAAGATCAAAAGATCCGTCGAATGCGTCGAGCACTCGACTCATCCGACGTCGAACTCGTAAAACTAATGGTTATGGGTGAAGGACTAAATCTTGATGAAGCATTAGCCTTACACTATGCCGTAGAGAATTGTAGCCGAGAAGTAGTGAAGGCGTTGTTAGAGCTTGGAGCTGCTGATGTGAATTACCCGGCCGGACCGGCTGGGAAGACTCCTCTACACGTAGCGGCTGAAATGGTCTGTCCGGACATGGTTGCTGTGTTGCTCGACCATCATGCCGATCCAAATGTTCGAACCGTCGATGGTATCACACCACTTGACGTGCTCCGAACTCTTACTTCAGATTTCCTTTTCAAAGGGGCAATTCCTGGGCTTTCTCATATTGAACCCAACAAGCTACGGCTTTGCTTAGAATTGGTTCAATCTGCGGCTCTTGTTCTATCTCGTGAAGAAGGaagtagtggtggtggaggaaatGCTTCCTCCTCCACCACATCCATTTATCCACCAATGAGTAATGATCCAAACACcaacaacagcagcagtaaTAATAATATGGTGAACTTGAGTCTTGATTCAAGAATGGTTTATCTGAATTtgggagcagcagcagcagcagctcaATTGGGATGCAAgattgatggagaagatgaaaaCAACCATAATAGACAGAGAGAAGCTATGAATCGACATGGATCACAcacacaag ggtttCGATGA
- the LOC122641557 gene encoding BTB/POZ domain and ankyrin repeat-containing protein NOOT2-like isoform X1, translating to MSLEESLKSLSLDYLNLLINGQAFSDVTFSVEGRLVHAHRCILAARSLFFRKYFCGPDPPAGLDPAGSRMNSASLSSSPRGGGNSQVIPVNSVGYEVFLLLLQFLYSGQVSIVPQKHEPRSNCGERGCWHTHCTSAVNLALDTLAAARSFGVEQLALLTQKQLASMVEKASIEDVMKVLIASRKQDMHQLWTTCSHLVAKSGLPPEVLAKHLPIDVVAKIEELRLKSSLARRSLMSHHHHHHHDLTAAADLEDQKIRRMRRALDSSDVELVKLMVMGEGLNLDEALALHYAVENCSREVVKALLELGAADVNYPAGPAGKTPLHVAAEMVCPDMVAVLLDHHADPNVRTVDGITPLDVLRTLTSDFLFKGAIPGLSHIEPNKLRLCLELVQSAALVLSREEGSSGGGGNASSSTTSIYPPMSNDPNTNNSSSNNNMVNLSLDSRMVYLNLGAAAAAAQLGCKIDGEDENNHNRQREAMNRHGSHTQGGCDTSMYQSHDY from the exons ATGAGCTTAGAGGAATCtttgaaatctctctctctggacTACCTTAACCTTCTCATCAACGGCCAAGCTTTCAGTGATGTAACTTTCAGTGTAGAAGGTCGTCTAGTCCACGCACACCGGTGCATCTTAGCGGCTAGAAGCCTTTTCTTTCGCAAGTACTTCTGTGGACCTGACCCACCGGCCGGACTTGATCCGGCAGGTTCAAGGATGAACTCGGCATCTTTGTCGTCGTCTCCGAGAGGAGGAGGGAATTCTCAGGTGATTCCTGTGAATTCGGTTGGGTATGAAGTGTTCTTGTTGCTGCTGCAGTTCTTGTACAGTGGACAAGTCTCAATTGTTCCTCAGAAGCATGAGCCAAGGTCTAATTGTGGGGAGAGGGGTTGTTGGCACACGCATTGCACCTCCGCCGTTAATCTTGCTCTTGATACTCTTGCTGCCGCTAGATCTTTTGGTGTCGAGCAACTCGCATTGCTCACTCAG AAGCAATTGGCAAGTATGGTGGAGAAGGCTTCAATTGAGGACGTAATGAAAGTCTTAATAGCTTCAAGAAAGCAAGACATGCACCAGCTCTGGACTACTTGTTCTCACCTCGTCGCGAAATCCGGTCTCCCACCGGAAGTACTTGCTAAGCATCTACCCATCGATGTGGTGGCTAAAATTGAAGAGCTCCGCCTAAAATCCTCCCTGGCTCGACGCTCTCTCATGTcgcaccaccaccatcaccaccatgaTTTAACCGCCGCCGCCGACCTCGAAGATCAAAAGATCCGTCGAATGCGTCGAGCACTCGACTCATCCGACGTCGAACTCGTAAAACTAATGGTTATGGGTGAAGGACTAAATCTTGATGAAGCATTAGCCTTACACTATGCCGTAGAGAATTGTAGCCGAGAAGTAGTGAAGGCGTTGTTAGAGCTTGGAGCTGCTGATGTGAATTACCCGGCCGGACCGGCTGGGAAGACTCCTCTACACGTAGCGGCTGAAATGGTCTGTCCGGACATGGTTGCTGTGTTGCTCGACCATCATGCCGATCCAAATGTTCGAACCGTCGATGGTATCACACCACTTGACGTGCTCCGAACTCTTACTTCAGATTTCCTTTTCAAAGGGGCAATTCCTGGGCTTTCTCATATTGAACCCAACAAGCTACGGCTTTGCTTAGAATTGGTTCAATCTGCGGCTCTTGTTCTATCTCGTGAAGAAGGaagtagtggtggtggaggaaatGCTTCCTCCTCCACCACATCCATTTATCCACCAATGAGTAATGATCCAAACACcaacaacagcagcagtaaTAATAATATGGTGAACTTGAGTCTTGATTCAAGAATGGTTTATCTGAATTtgggagcagcagcagcagcagctcaATTGGGATGCAAgattgatggagaagatgaaaaCAACCATAATAGACAGAGAGAAGCTATGAATCGACATGGATCACAcacacaaggtggttgtgacaCATCAATGTATCAGTCTCATGACTACTAA